One part of the Magnetovibrio sp. PR-2 genome encodes these proteins:
- a CDS encoding peptidoglycan -binding protein translates to MAALSRRNRNRADIWPGFVDALASLLMVIIFLLLVFVLAQFFLGEALSGRDNALKKLDREVAELVDMLALERKANTKLRGDVSRLSGELQSTISESDKLKLAIEEGKAEISRLVGDVVKLEALKKQLENDIGKLASDLDEKDKSLLAEQELSESARAEIAMLNGQMGELRDQIASLNQALDAAEVKAKDQNAQIVSLGKRLNAALASKVMELQGYRSEFFGRLAKILGAQEGIEIVGDRFVFQSEVLFASGAAEINVGAYDQLRGLAATLLDLKKEIPDDIDWVMRVDGHTDVVPIKNLKFASNWELSSARAISVVKFLIDQGVPANRLVAAGFGQYQPLAPGKSPAALTRNRRIELKLTQR, encoded by the coding sequence ATGGCCGCGCTATCTCGCCGCAACCGCAACAGAGCCGACATATGGCCCGGCTTCGTCGATGCCTTGGCATCGCTGTTGATGGTCATCATCTTTTTGCTTTTGGTTTTTGTGCTGGCTCAATTCTTCTTGGGCGAAGCTCTGTCGGGCCGTGACAATGCGCTGAAAAAGCTCGACCGTGAAGTGGCGGAACTGGTGGACATGTTGGCGTTGGAACGCAAAGCTAACACCAAGCTGCGCGGTGATGTCTCGCGCCTGTCCGGGGAACTCCAATCCACCATTTCCGAAAGCGATAAACTGAAACTCGCCATCGAAGAGGGCAAAGCCGAAATCTCGCGCTTGGTCGGTGATGTGGTGAAGCTCGAAGCGCTAAAAAAACAGCTGGAAAACGACATCGGCAAGTTGGCGTCTGACTTGGATGAAAAAGATAAATCCTTATTGGCAGAACAAGAACTTTCTGAGAGTGCCCGCGCCGAGATCGCCATGCTCAACGGCCAAATGGGTGAGCTGCGCGACCAAATCGCAAGTCTCAACCAAGCGCTCGACGCCGCCGAAGTCAAAGCCAAAGATCAAAACGCACAGATCGTGTCGCTCGGCAAACGCTTAAACGCGGCGCTGGCGTCAAAGGTCATGGAGCTTCAAGGCTATCGTTCAGAATTTTTCGGCCGCTTGGCAAAAATCTTAGGCGCGCAGGAAGGCATCGAAATCGTCGGCGACCGCTTCGTGTTCCAATCCGAAGTCCTGTTTGCCAGCGGAGCGGCCGAGATCAACGTCGGCGCTTACGATCAACTGCGCGGTCTCGCCGCCACACTATTGGATCTCAAAAAAGAAATCCCCGACGACATCGACTGGGTCATGCGTGTCGACGGCCACACGGACGTGGTGCCGATCAAGAACTTGAAGTTTGCGTCGAACTGGGAGCTCAGCTCGGCGCGCGCCATTTCGGTGGTGAAATTCCTCATCGACCAAGGTGTGCCCGCCAATCGCCTTGTCGCAGCGGGCTTCGGCCAATACCAGCCCCTTGCTCCCGGCAAAAGCCCCGCAGCGCTCACCCGCAACCGCCGGATCGAGCTGAAACTGACGCAACGCTAA
- a CDS encoding cell division protein ZapA gives MAKVSITINNETYDIACADGEEQHILNLAGAVDAKVGELVAAIGQAGEARLLAMAGLLMADELAELNSEGPSAPPQPTSSVDEEQLAQALESMAVRIESIASELENA, from the coding sequence GTGGCAAAAGTTTCCATCACGATTAATAATGAAACCTACGACATTGCCTGCGCGGATGGGGAAGAACAGCATATTCTCAATCTCGCCGGCGCGGTCGACGCCAAGGTTGGTGAGTTGGTCGCCGCCATAGGTCAAGCCGGCGAAGCGCGCTTGCTGGCCATGGCTGGATTGTTGATGGCCGATGAATTGGCCGAACTCAATAGCGAAGGGCCGTCCGCCCCCCCTCAGCCCACATCGAGCGTGGATGAAGAACAGCTCGCCCAAGCACTTGAATCCATGGCCGTGCGCATCGAAAGCATTGCGTCTGAGCTGGAGAACGCCTAA
- the efp gene encoding elongation factor P, whose amino-acid sequence MKINGNAIRPGMVIEHQGRLWRAVKIQHTQPGKGGAYLQVELQALESNTKLNERFRSSETVERAVLEQRAYQFLYTDGETYTFMDNETFEQIDLPADFIGEDQIPYLQESMNVEVESHEERPLGIALPQTVVCEVTEADAVVKGQTASSSYKPATLDNGVRTLVPPHIETGTRIVVNTEDGSYVERAKD is encoded by the coding sequence ATGAAGATTAACGGTAACGCCATCCGTCCCGGCATGGTCATCGAACATCAAGGCCGCCTGTGGCGCGCGGTGAAAATCCAACACACCCAGCCCGGCAAAGGCGGGGCGTACCTGCAAGTTGAACTACAGGCCCTGGAAAGCAATACCAAGCTCAACGAACGCTTCCGTTCCTCTGAAACGGTTGAGCGTGCGGTGCTGGAACAGCGTGCGTACCAATTCCTTTACACTGACGGTGAAACGTACACCTTCATGGACAACGAAACCTTCGAACAAATCGATCTGCCCGCCGACTTCATCGGCGAAGACCAGATCCCGTATTTGCAAGAAAGCATGAACGTCGAAGTCGAAAGCCATGAAGAGCGCCCGCTCGGCATTGCGCTGCCGCAAACGGTGGTCTGCGAAGTCACCGAAGCCGACGCCGTGGTCAAGGGCCAAACGGCGTCTTCCAGCTACAAACCGGCTACGTTGGACAACGGCGTACGCACCTTGGTGCCGCCGCACATCGAAACCGGCACCCGCATCGTTGTGAACACCGAAGACGGCTCTTACGTGGAACGCGCGAAGGACTAA
- a CDS encoding MFS transporter, translating to MLILFLIVFIDLVGFGIVIPLLPFYGEHFQADPFTVSLMMAVYSLGQFVAAPFWGRLSDTIGRRPVLIWSLFGAVLSYIWLGFAETMWMLFAARLVGGLMAGNISTAFAYIADITTPENRAKGMGLVGAAFGLGFIVGPAIGGILAGPDPLNADFQTPAFVAAGLSFVAFVLTVLKLKESLPAEVREAAKSGSRPNRWKQISEASQRPGIGLLLIISFLATFVFAGMETTFAMWSRRQLGWGPEQNGYLFAFIGIIAAALQGGAVGRLTKRFGEGNLIVQGALALAIGMALIPFSTTLPILLVAMTIVAYGFSVINPALNSLISLKSPAGEQGMMMGVSRSATTMARVLGPAWAGVFFAQLGKEWPYYAGAVMMLLVAYLGLKSLKENQAAKDEAVAVAAEEDRSAPID from the coding sequence ATGCTCATTCTTTTCTTGATTGTTTTTATCGACTTGGTCGGCTTCGGTATCGTTATTCCGTTGCTGCCCTTTTATGGTGAGCATTTCCAGGCCGATCCCTTCACCGTGTCGCTGATGATGGCGGTCTATTCCTTGGGCCAGTTTGTCGCCGCACCCTTTTGGGGACGGCTGAGCGACACCATTGGGCGCCGTCCGGTGTTGATCTGGTCGCTGTTCGGCGCGGTGTTGTCTTATATCTGGTTGGGCTTTGCCGAAACCATGTGGATGCTGTTCGCTGCGCGCTTGGTGGGGGGCTTGATGGCGGGCAACATTTCCACCGCGTTTGCCTACATCGCCGATATCACCACGCCAGAAAACCGCGCCAAGGGCATGGGACTGGTGGGGGCGGCCTTTGGCCTAGGCTTCATCGTCGGCCCCGCCATCGGTGGCATTTTGGCCGGGCCTGATCCGCTCAACGCCGATTTCCAAACCCCCGCGTTTGTCGCTGCAGGGCTGTCGTTCGTGGCGTTTGTGCTGACGGTCCTGAAGCTTAAAGAATCCCTACCTGCAGAGGTCCGCGAGGCCGCCAAATCCGGCTCGCGCCCCAACCGCTGGAAACAAATCAGCGAAGCCAGCCAACGTCCCGGCATCGGCTTGTTGCTGATCATTTCGTTTTTGGCGACGTTCGTGTTTGCGGGCATGGAAACCACCTTCGCCATGTGGTCGCGCCGACAACTGGGTTGGGGGCCGGAACAAAACGGTTATCTGTTTGCGTTTATCGGCATCATCGCCGCCGCGCTTCAAGGCGGCGCAGTGGGGCGTCTGACCAAGCGCTTTGGCGAAGGCAACTTAATCGTTCAAGGCGCACTGGCTTTGGCGATTGGCATGGCGTTGATTCCGTTCTCCACCACGTTGCCCATATTATTGGTGGCCATGACCATCGTTGCGTACGGGTTCTCCGTCATCAATCCAGCACTCAACAGCCTGATATCCTTAAAAAGCCCGGCGGGCGAACAAGGCATGATGATGGGGGTGTCGCGCTCCGCCACGACCATGGCCCGGGTTCTGGGACCCGCGTGGGCCGGTGTGTTCTTCGCGCAATTGGGGAAAGAGTGGCCGTATTATGCAGGCGCCGTGATGATGCTCTTGGTGGCCTATTTGGGCCTGAAATCGCTCAAAGAAAACCAAGCGGCGAAGGACGAAGCCGTGGCTGTGGCAGCCGAAGAAGACCGTTCAGCGCCGATTGATTAG
- a CDS encoding flagellar motor protein MotA — translation MSNPHRFLLRLVLFLIVVFGAAGAMYQPLMAAFMANAPLNGLIVGVFVLGMGYNFRQVIQLGPEVKWIESFRESRSLEAQRPHIASTDGPKPKSPAPAPRLLAPLAAMVAGRSEIKLSAMALRSVLDGIASRLDEQRDISRYTIGLLVFLGLLGTFWGLLDTLGAIRDVIANIQITGGDTGSMFDDLKQGLEAPLAGMGTAFSSSLFGLAGSLILGFLDLTTGQAQNRFYTELEDWLASLAKLSGGTLSADGDQTVPAYVEALLEQTAESLENLQRTMARGEETRIHTSEALTQLTEKMSTITDFMQTEQVIMKKLAETHMELKPSLERLADGVGSGGGGMDEATRTHIRNIDLAVSRMLEETRSGREELVGQVRSEIKLLARTMAGRGDA, via the coding sequence ATGTCCAATCCACACCGTTTCCTTTTACGCCTGGTGCTGTTTTTGATCGTCGTGTTCGGCGCCGCTGGAGCCATGTATCAGCCTTTGATGGCGGCCTTCATGGCCAACGCACCCTTGAACGGTTTGATCGTCGGTGTGTTTGTTTTGGGCATGGGCTATAACTTCCGCCAAGTCATTCAACTGGGCCCTGAAGTTAAATGGATTGAAAGCTTTCGCGAAAGCCGTTCGCTCGAAGCCCAACGCCCCCATATTGCCTCCACCGATGGGCCTAAACCCAAATCGCCTGCACCAGCACCACGCCTGCTGGCACCCTTGGCGGCCATGGTCGCGGGACGTTCCGAAATTAAACTCAGCGCCATGGCGTTGCGCTCGGTGCTTGACGGCATAGCGTCGCGCTTGGACGAACAACGCGACATTTCGCGCTACACCATCGGTCTGTTGGTGTTCTTAGGCCTCTTGGGTACCTTTTGGGGATTGTTGGACACCTTAGGCGCAATTCGTGATGTGATCGCCAACATTCAGATTACGGGTGGCGACACCGGATCCATGTTCGACGATTTAAAACAAGGTCTCGAAGCCCCTCTGGCAGGCATGGGCACAGCGTTTTCCAGCTCCCTGTTCGGTTTGGCGGGTTCGCTTATCTTGGGCTTTTTGGACCTCACCACGGGCCAAGCGCAAAACCGCTTTTACACGGAATTGGAAGACTGGCTGGCAAGCTTGGCAAAACTATCCGGCGGCACGCTCAGCGCCGACGGCGACCAAACCGTTCCGGCCTATGTCGAAGCGCTTTTGGAACAAACGGCAGAAAGCCTGGAAAACCTGCAACGCACCATGGCGCGCGGTGAAGAAACCCGTATTCATACGTCCGAAGCGTTGACGCAGCTGACGGAAAAAATGAGCACCATTACCGACTTCATGCAGACCGAGCAGGTCATCATGAAGAAGCTGGCCGAAACGCATATGGAGCTCAAACCCAGCCTTGAACGTCTGGCCGATGGCGTCGGCAGTGGCGGCGGCGGCATGGACGAAGCCACCCGCACCCATATCCGCAACATTGACTTGGCCGTTTCGCGCATGCTTGAAGAAACCCGCTCGGGCCGTGAAGAACTAGTCGGCCAAGTGCGCAGTGAAATCAAACTCCTGGCCCGCACCATGGCCGGACGCGGTGACGCTTAA
- a CDS encoding 5-formyltetrahydrofolate cyclo-ligase, producing MREVSPKDHLRVRAKELRAEAAEALGDDGVRGFFENLFKTWNAASAAYEDEPILAGYWPMGTEMDVRPAMVALDRMGVLMTLPEVAGKDRPLRFRAWRPDEALVEGDHATYHPEHTAPLMRPDVLLVPLLAFDRKGFRVGWGGGYYDRTIEVLRKTGACTAVGVAYGAQEVDQVPTDPYDQRLDWIITEQEVIEIQ from the coding sequence ATGCGAGAAGTCAGCCCCAAAGATCATCTGCGTGTGCGCGCCAAAGAGCTGCGCGCCGAGGCCGCCGAGGCTTTGGGCGACGACGGTGTGCGGGGCTTTTTCGAAAACCTTTTCAAAACTTGGAACGCGGCGTCTGCGGCTTATGAGGACGAACCGATCTTGGCGGGGTACTGGCCCATGGGCACGGAAATGGACGTCCGCCCGGCCATGGTGGCATTGGACCGCATGGGCGTTTTGATGACCCTTCCAGAAGTGGCTGGTAAAGATCGCCCGTTGCGCTTTCGTGCGTGGCGGCCGGACGAGGCCTTGGTCGAAGGAGATCACGCAACGTACCATCCCGAACACACCGCGCCATTGATGCGCCCCGACGTTTTGTTGGTGCCTCTGTTGGCGTTTGACCGAAAGGGCTTTCGTGTGGGCTGGGGAGGGGGCTATTATGATCGCACCATCGAAGTGTTGCGCAAGACCGGAGCGTGCACGGCGGTCGGTGTCGCTTACGGCGCCCAGGAAGTTGACCAAGTGCCGACAGACCCATATGACCAGCGCCTGGACTGGATCATCACCGAACAAGAAGTGATAGAAATTCAATGA
- a CDS encoding GGDEF domain-containing protein, whose amino-acid sequence MSSANDFVKSISDLHTSAGRITSGLESVVQAIDSIAKENAPYIKNPMPGKNGEAIQELLDTIRQQITEVVDHGRSFEDKLSDYSSEITDLTQQLEKTKKDSMLDPITGIGNRKRFEEALKTILESLSDFNNQVSVLLADVDDFKNVNDTLGHHIGDQVLRLVASDFKQNLKGGDVVARWGGDEFAAILPNTTLENAYSVADSVRKSIGSRKLKNTTSGEVVGQISMSIGVSTYRQGDNAHKLIFRADEALYEAKRQGRDRVVVEKEDD is encoded by the coding sequence GTGAGCAGTGCAAACGATTTCGTTAAGTCGATCAGCGACTTACACACCAGCGCCGGGCGCATTACCAGCGGCCTGGAAAGCGTTGTGCAAGCCATTGATTCGATTGCAAAAGAAAACGCACCCTACATCAAAAACCCAATGCCGGGCAAAAATGGCGAAGCCATTCAAGAACTGCTGGATACGATCCGCCAACAGATCACCGAAGTGGTCGATCACGGGCGCAGTTTCGAAGACAAGCTCTCGGATTATTCCTCTGAGATCACCGACCTCACGCAGCAGCTTGAAAAAACCAAAAAAGATTCCATGCTCGACCCCATCACCGGGATTGGCAATCGCAAGCGCTTTGAAGAGGCTTTGAAGACGATTTTAGAATCGCTTTCCGACTTTAACAATCAAGTGTCTGTCCTGCTGGCCGACGTTGATGACTTTAAAAACGTCAACGACACTTTGGGCCACCACATTGGCGATCAGGTCTTGCGCTTGGTGGCCAGCGACTTCAAGCAGAACCTGAAGGGTGGCGATGTGGTCGCGCGTTGGGGCGGTGATGAGTTTGCTGCGATTTTGCCCAACACCACGTTGGAGAACGCTTATTCCGTAGCCGATTCCGTGCGCAAATCCATCGGTTCGCGAAAACTGAAGAACACCACCTCCGGCGAAGTCGTCGGACAGATCAGCATGTCCATCGGTGTGTCCACCTATCGCCAAGGCGACAACGCCCACAAACTGATTTTCCGTGCCGACGAAGCCCTTTACGAAGCCAAGCGCCAAGGGCGCGACCGCGTGGTCGTCGAAAAAGAAGACGACTAA
- a CDS encoding DUF4164 family protein, whose product MSAPDRLKAAEDRLSQAIGRLEAAIASKPSDSPDASALQNQIDALGRENQELRSVLGSTSARLDGTIAKFKAKLEA is encoded by the coding sequence GTGAGCGCGCCAGACCGCTTAAAAGCAGCCGAAGACCGCCTGAGCCAAGCCATTGGCCGACTGGAAGCCGCCATCGCTTCCAAGCCTTCGGATTCTCCTGACGCATCGGCGCTTCAAAATCAAATTGATGCCCTTGGCCGCGAAAATCAGGAATTGCGCTCTGTTTTGGGCAGCACTTCAGCGCGCTTGGACGGGACCATCGCCAAGTTTAAAGCTAAGCTTGAAGCGTAG
- the gap gene encoding type I glyceraldehyde-3-phosphate dehydrogenase codes for MAIRVGINGFGRIGRMVFRAVTDEAEFSDIEVVGINDLLDAEYLAYMLKYDSVHGRFSGDIAVDGNNLVVNGKTIRLTAERDPADLKWGDVNADIVIDSTGFFLTEESCQKHIDAGAKKVVQSAPSKDGTPMFVYGVNHNDYAGQAIVSAASCTTNCLAPIAKVLNDNWGLKRGLMTTVHAATATQKTVDGPSMKDWRGGRGILENIIPSSTGAAKAVGVVLPELNGKLTGMAFRVPTSDVSVVDLTCELDKEATMDEINAAMKAASEGDMAGTLGYTDEKVVSTDFVDCAQSSIFDAEAGIQLDGTFVKVVSWYDNEYGYTCNMMRFVKHVAAN; via the coding sequence ATGGCCATTCGTGTTGGTATTAACGGTTTCGGTCGCATCGGTCGCATGGTGTTTCGTGCGGTCACTGACGAAGCAGAATTCAGCGACATCGAAGTCGTCGGCATCAACGATCTGTTGGACGCCGAATACCTTGCATACATGCTGAAGTACGACAGTGTTCACGGTCGTTTCAGCGGCGACATCGCAGTTGACGGCAACAATCTGGTTGTTAACGGCAAAACCATCCGCCTGACCGCAGAGCGCGACCCGGCTGACCTCAAGTGGGGCGACGTCAATGCTGACATCGTGATCGATTCCACCGGCTTCTTCCTCACCGAAGAAAGCTGCCAAAAGCACATCGACGCTGGCGCCAAGAAAGTTGTTCAATCCGCACCTTCCAAAGACGGCACCCCGATGTTCGTCTACGGCGTGAACCACAACGACTACGCCGGTCAAGCCATCGTGTCCGCTGCATCTTGCACGACCAACTGCTTGGCTCCGATCGCTAAGGTCCTGAACGACAACTGGGGTCTGAAGCGCGGCTTGATGACCACCGTTCACGCAGCAACCGCAACGCAAAAAACCGTTGACGGCCCGTCCATGAAAGACTGGCGCGGCGGTCGTGGCATCTTGGAAAACATCATCCCGTCTTCCACCGGTGCGGCTAAAGCTGTTGGCGTTGTGTTGCCGGAACTGAACGGCAAACTGACGGGCATGGCGTTCCGCGTCCCGACGTCTGACGTTTCCGTGGTTGACCTGACGTGCGAGCTGGACAAAGAAGCCACCATGGACGAAATCAACGCTGCCATGAAAGCTGCTTCCGAAGGCGATATGGCTGGCACCTTGGGCTACACCGACGAAAAAGTCGTTTCCACCGACTTCGTCGATTGCGCTCAGTCCTCCATCTTCGACGCCGAAGCCGGCATCCAACTGGACGGCACGTTCGTCAAAGTTGTGTCCTGGTACGACAACGAATACGGCTACACCTGCAACATGATGCGCTTTGTGAAGCACGTCGCTGCAAACTAA
- a CDS encoding inositol monophosphatase family protein translates to MAHPRSALLNVMTAAAQKAARRLVRDFGEVENLQVSKKGPADFVSIADKKAEETLVKELSKARPDYGFVLEEGDDIAGKDTSNTWVIDPLDGTTNFLHGIPHFAISIGLLRDNEPFAGVVYNPIVDEMFWAEKGQGAFLNGRRLRVSGREKLAECLFATGIPFMGKVKDKDRYLDRINSVTSVSSGIRRFGSAALDLAYVAAARYDGYWEAGLNPWDICAGITLVREAGGLVSDIEGKRKVMETGSVIAANQKVHPLLTKLVK, encoded by the coding sequence ATGGCTCATCCCCGCTCTGCCCTTTTGAACGTCATGACGGCCGCGGCCCAAAAAGCAGCCCGCCGTCTGGTGCGCGACTTCGGTGAAGTCGAAAACCTGCAGGTGTCCAAAAAAGGGCCGGCGGACTTTGTCTCCATTGCGGACAAAAAAGCCGAAGAGACCTTGGTCAAAGAGCTTTCCAAAGCACGCCCCGATTACGGTTTCGTTTTGGAAGAAGGCGACGATATCGCAGGCAAAGACACGTCGAACACTTGGGTCATCGATCCCTTGGACGGCACCACCAACTTCTTGCACGGCATCCCGCACTTTGCCATTTCCATTGGTTTATTGCGCGACAACGAGCCGTTTGCTGGGGTGGTTTACAATCCCATCGTCGACGAAATGTTTTGGGCTGAAAAAGGCCAGGGCGCGTTTTTGAACGGCCGTCGTTTGCGCGTCTCGGGTCGTGAAAAGCTCGCCGAATGCCTATTTGCCACGGGCATTCCGTTCATGGGGAAAGTCAAAGACAAAGACCGTTACCTGGACCGTATCAATTCGGTCACCAGCGTGTCTTCCGGCATCCGCCGGTTTGGTTCGGCGGCGCTCGATCTGGCGTACGTTGCAGCTGCGCGTTACGACGGGTATTGGGAAGCCGGATTGAACCCGTGGGACATCTGTGCAGGCATCACTTTGGTGCGCGAAGCTGGCGGTCTGGTCAGCGATATTGAAGGCAAGCGCAAGGTGATGGAAACCGGCTCTGTCATCGCCGCTAATCAGAAGGTTCACCCCTTGCTCACCAAGTTGGTGAAATAG
- the thiE gene encoding thiamine phosphate synthase, translating into MSIQIYLITPPKFDPEVFRSKFVEALDAGDVACVQLRMKSKDGVPAPRDEVRRAAQILMPEAQSRDVAFLINDDAELAAEIGADGVHVGQDDMTAKQARQIVGKDAIVGVTCHNSRHLAMEAAEDGADYVAFGAFYPTDTKTAKTQADPEILEIWTTMTTVPCVAIGGITAQNAPPLIEAGAEFIAVISYVWDHADGPGAAIKTLSAL; encoded by the coding sequence ATGAGCATACAAATCTATCTGATCACCCCGCCCAAATTCGATCCCGAAGTCTTCCGTTCAAAGTTTGTTGAAGCTTTGGACGCAGGCGACGTGGCTTGTGTGCAGTTGCGCATGAAATCCAAAGACGGCGTGCCAGCCCCCCGTGACGAGGTGCGCCGTGCCGCACAAATCTTGATGCCCGAAGCGCAAAGCCGCGACGTCGCGTTTTTGATCAACGACGACGCAGAGCTGGCAGCTGAAATCGGCGCCGACGGCGTGCACGTGGGCCAAGACGACATGACGGCCAAACAGGCCCGCCAAATCGTCGGCAAAGACGCCATCGTTGGTGTGACGTGTCACAATTCGCGTCACTTGGCCATGGAGGCTGCAGAAGACGGTGCGGATTATGTCGCGTTCGGCGCATTTTATCCCACGGACACCAAGACCGCAAAAACCCAGGCCGATCCTGAAATCCTCGAGATTTGGACCACAATGACCACCGTGCCCTGCGTCGCCATCGGCGGCATTACAGCGCAAAATGCCCCGCCCTTGATCGAGGCCGGAGCTGAATTTATCGCCGTCATTTCCTATGTCTGGGATCATGCTGATGGGCCGGGAGCGGCGATCAAAACGTTGAGCGCACTTTAA
- a CDS encoding OmpA family protein: protein MKKRHNIQVARRILAKGLDPRRLSISALAIGLITASAAPSSAQTNFVVDLADPNVHVDLSVLNDGGLAPQMGAPAPMGTAPMTQSSTGGYAAGGYKTPGKKMPVSRLHIQPTSQFKLPPQTKPIEVPVRAAVAKPQSQPIAPMPKLEPIPERLPAPVPPVAMKPITPPPPPMAEIEAPKPMPEPAPEVAAAPEPAPAPAPTPAPVQAPAEKQDVATILENVPAAPEPVKPVEATPPAPTPAPVVEVSEAAKEAVEEVAKAEPAQEEVKQPVQLEAPPPPPPASDEIKEVAAAPTPPAAPAPQPEPALTPPPAAVEHDETDTASAPATVKDVEASMVIPPKAKTVEDVAAVPPSTGSLTDGQSLRILFDADSSKLPPAARDQLAEIANKLQSQDDMRLQLLAYAANPDMSASAARRLSLSRALAVRSFLIENGVRSTRIDVRALGNKSSDPQTERVDITVVER from the coding sequence ATGAAAAAACGCCACAATATCCAGGTTGCACGACGCATCTTGGCCAAAGGCTTGGACCCACGGCGATTGAGCATTTCGGCTCTTGCCATTGGTTTGATCACTGCCAGTGCCGCACCTTCAAGTGCGCAAACCAATTTTGTGGTGGATTTGGCGGACCCCAACGTTCATGTCGATCTCAGCGTTCTCAACGATGGTGGACTGGCCCCGCAAATGGGAGCGCCAGCGCCCATGGGCACTGCTCCGATGACACAATCCAGCACGGGTGGTTACGCGGCGGGCGGCTATAAGACCCCGGGCAAAAAAATGCCGGTTTCTCGCCTGCATATTCAGCCCACCTCTCAATTTAAGCTTCCGCCGCAAACCAAACCCATTGAGGTTCCGGTTCGCGCCGCCGTCGCGAAACCGCAATCGCAGCCGATCGCACCGATGCCCAAGCTGGAACCCATACCCGAACGGCTTCCCGCGCCTGTGCCGCCCGTGGCGATGAAACCCATCACCCCGCCGCCGCCCCCCATGGCTGAAATCGAAGCGCCAAAACCGATGCCTGAGCCCGCACCGGAAGTTGCAGCTGCGCCTGAGCCTGCTCCGGCCCCAGCTCCCACCCCTGCTCCAGTCCAGGCCCCAGCGGAAAAACAAGACGTTGCCACCATTTTGGAAAATGTGCCTGCTGCGCCTGAACCCGTAAAACCCGTTGAGGCGACCCCGCCGGCTCCAACACCTGCACCTGTCGTAGAAGTCAGCGAAGCGGCGAAAGAAGCTGTCGAAGAGGTCGCCAAGGCTGAACCGGCTCAAGAAGAGGTGAAGCAACCTGTTCAATTGGAAGCCCCGCCACCACCGCCGCCCGCTTCCGACGAAATCAAAGAAGTCGCTGCGGCCCCCACGCCGCCTGCAGCGCCTGCTCCCCAACCGGAGCCCGCACTGACACCTCCGCCCGCAGCCGTTGAACACGACGAAACCGACACCGCCTCTGCGCCTGCTACGGTCAAAGACGTTGAAGCCTCCATGGTTATCCCGCCAAAGGCCAAAACGGTCGAAGACGTTGCCGCCGTTCCGCCCTCTACCGGTTCGTTGACCGATGGGCAGAGCCTGCGCATCTTGTTTGACGCAGACTCCTCCAAACTGCCGCCTGCGGCGCGGGATCAATTGGCTGAGATTGCCAACAAACTCCAAAGCCAAGACGATATGCGTCTGCAATTGTTGGCATACGCCGCCAACCCCGATATGTCCGCCAGCGCGGCACGGCGTTTGTCCTTGTCCCGTGCTTTGGCGGTGCGTTCGTTCCTGATTGAAAACGGCGTGCGCTCAACCCGCATTGACGTTCGGGCATTGGGCAACAAATCGTCCGACCCGCAAACGGAACGCGTCGACATCACGGTTGTAGAACGGTGA